Sequence from the Nitrospinaceae bacterium genome:
AAGGCCATTTAGTTCCCGAATTCGAAGAAGTGGCTTTCTCGCTGAAACCGGGAGAAATCAGTGATGTGGTCGAAAGCCGTTACGGCTACCACATCATCAAAGTGGACAGCGTCATTCCTGGGAAAGCGCAGCCCATCGATGAAGTCAAAGATAAAATCGAACAAGCCCTGCAGATGCAAAACCGGAAAGACAAATACGATGAGTGGATGAATGAACTTAAAAAAGATGCCATGATTCAAATCACATTGTTTGAAGAAAAGAACCCGAAGGAAAACACGAATCAGGATCTTTTCCTGGAAAAAGCTCAGACGCCCTCTGAGCGTGAGACCCATTGGGAGGAAGCTTCCAATGTAAAAAATAAATCAGCCCTTAAAAACGTGGGCCTGAAAGGCAACAATTTCAAGGAAATCAAAAACAAATTGTCCTTTATCAAAAGACTGCGAAAACACGAAAAAATCTCGGAAGAGGAATATCAGGCAAGGAAGCAGGATTTGCTTGATCAATTATAAGAAGTTTTTCCCGTTGTAACTTTTCTATCAGTAGATCCTTCTTGCCGTCAATGATCGAGTTGCTGCATCCCTTTTCTCTTCTTTAAGAATCCCCGCTTGCAAGAATAAGGTTATGAAAAATTTTCTGGAAAAATCCACGCTGGCCCTTTCCCGCATGGTTTCTTCTGGCGATAAGATCGTCGTCGCGGTGTCCGGTGGTCCCGACTCGGTGGCGCTCTTGCACCTTCTCAACGAAACCCGCAGGGAATTTGATGTCAGCCTCACCGTAGCCCATTTGGACCATATGGCCCGGGGAAAGGAATCGGAAGAGGATGCCCGCTTCGTGGAGGAACTAGGAGAGAAACTGGGACTGGAAACATTCATTGAAAGAGTTGACATCCGGACCGAAAAGGAAAAATTGAAAACTTCGTTCCAGGAGTCTGCCCGGATTCTTCGTTACCGTTTTTTGCTTTCGATCATGAAACGTTGCAACGCCAACCGGTTGGCGCTGGGGCATAATGCCGATGACCAGGTGGAAACCGTCTTATTGAATCTCCTGCGCGGCAGTGGTTTGAAAGGGTTGGCGGGAATGCCGGAAAAAAGAGGAGAGATCATCCGGCCATTGATTGACTGCACCCGGACGGAAATCGAAGCGTATCTTGATGCCCGGAGCATTGAGAGCAGGACCGATAGTACCAACGCCAGCCATAAATATGTACGCAATCGAATTCGGCGGGAACTGCTTCCGGTTCTTAAGACTTTCAATGAAAATATCACCGCGAACCTTTTGGAAACCGCGAAAATCATCCGCGATGACGATGGATGCCTTCAAGGTCAGGTCCGCCAATTGTATCCACAAATTGCGATGCCAATAAATGCGAACCAGGGAGTGGTGCTGGATCGTGAAAAGTTCAACGAGCAGGCGCCTGCTCTGCAAAAGCGTCTGGTGAGACAGGCCATTGCAACTGTTCAGGGAAACCTTCGTCGTATTTCCACGAAACACATTCAACAAGTTCTGGAGTTATTTTGCGATTCTTCGGCGGATAAAAAGATCGACCTTCCCGGTCCGTTGCTGGTGGTCAGCCGTTTAAATGGCGTTGAATTTCAAAAAAGCGCATCTTACGAAAGGTCCAGAGCGGTTGCGGTCGTGGAAAACGACCTGCCCGCAA
This genomic interval carries:
- the tilS gene encoding tRNA(Ile)-lysidine synthase — encoded protein: MKNFLEKSTLALSRMVSSGDKIVVAVSGGPDSVALLHLLNETRREFDVSLTVAHLDHMARGKESEEDARFVEELGEKLGLETFIERVDIRTEKEKLKTSFQESARILRYRFLLSIMKRCNANRLALGHNADDQVETVLLNLLRGSGLKGLAGMPEKRGEIIRPLIDCTRTEIEAYLDARSIESRTDSTNASHKYVRNRIRRELLPVLKTFNENITANLLETAKIIRDDDGCLQGQVRQLYPQIAMPINANQGVVLDREKFNEQAPALQKRLVRQAIATVQGNLRRISTKHIQQVLELFCDSSADKKIDLPGPLLVVSRLNGVEFQKSASYERSRAVAVVENDLPATELQIPGATEIHKAGIRLQARILTPESRVKDFDKGPRRAFFDYDKTGTGIKARFFKPGDRFIPLGMKGRKKLKSFFIDEKIPKKSRESIPILTTAEDDIIWVYGGRISDEFRVTEETRAVLCIEGDGDFQTFPH